Proteins found in one Odontesthes bonariensis isolate fOdoBon6 chromosome 11, fOdoBon6.hap1, whole genome shotgun sequence genomic segment:
- the LOC142391237 gene encoding uncharacterized protein LOC142391237, with the protein NQDLNQEQNQEQNQEQNQEQNQEQNQEQNQELNQELNQELNQEQKQEQNPSTRNRAGSSSGSTGPQKRRAQEGSRWHCCKNCGKVIKRSNLRYHQRLHTGEKPYSCDQCGAAFTRLSNLKTHQRIHSGEKPFSCGQCGAAFTRLDHLKRHQRIHTGEKPFSCDQCGAAFTALSSLKKHQRIHTGEKPFICDQCGAAFTALSSLKKHQRIHTGEKPFICVQCGAAFTELGTLKTHQRIHSGEKPYSCGQCGAAFTRLSDLKRHQRIHTGEKPFSCDQCGAAFTALSSLKKHQRIHTGEKPFICDQCGAAFTALSSLKKHQRIHTGEKPFICVQCGAAFTELGTLKTHQRIHSGEKPYSCGQCGAAFTRLSDLKRHQRIHTGEKPFSCDQCGAAFTALSSLKKHQRIHTGEKPFICVQCGAAFTQLGHLKTHQRIHTGEKPFSCGQCGAAFTTLGSLKTHQRIHTGE; encoded by the exons AACCAGGatctgaaccaggagcagaaccaggagcagaaccaggagcagaaccaggagcagaaccaggagcagaaccaggagcagaaccaggagctgaaccaggagctgaaccaggagctgaaccaggagcagaagcaggagcagaacccctccaccaggaacagagccggctcatcctctgggtccaccgggccacag aaacgtagagcccaagagggatccagatggcactgctgtaagaactgtgggaaagttatcaaacgatcaaatctgaggtatcatcagaggcttcatactggagagaagccatacagctgtgaccagtgtggggcagctttcactcgattatctaatctaaagacacaccaacgtattcactcaggagagaagcctttcagctgtggtcagtgtggggcagctttcactagattagatcatctaaagagacaccaacgtattcacacaggagagaaacctttcagctgtgaccagtgtggggcagctttcactgcattatctagtctaaagaaacaccaacgtattcacacaggagagaaacctttcatctgtgaccagtgtggggcagctttcactgcattatctagtctaaagaaacaccaacgtattcacacaggagagaaacctttcatctgtgttcagtgtggggcagctttcacggAATTAGGTactctaaagacgcaccaacgtattcactcaggagagaagccttacagctgtggtcagtgtggggcagctttcactagattatctgatctaaagagacaccaacgtattcacacaggagagaaacctttcagctgtgaccagtgtggggcagctttcactgcattatctagtctaaagaaacaccaacgtattcacacaggagagaaacctttcatctgtgaccagtgtggggcagctttcactgcattatctagtctaaagaaacaccaacgtattcacacaggagagaaacctttcatctgtgttcagtgtggggcagctttcacggAATTAGGTactctaaagacgcaccaacgtattcactcaggagagaagccttacagctgtggtcagtgtggggcagctttcactagattatctgatctaaagagacaccaacgtattcacacaggagagaaacctttcagctgtgaccagtgtggggcagctttcactgcattatctagtctaaagaaacaccaacgtattcacacaggagagaaacctttcatctgtgttcagtgtggggcagctttcactcaattaggtcatctaaagacgcaccaacgtattcacacaggagagaagcctttcagctgtggtcagtgtggggcagctttcactacattaggtagtctaaagacacaccaacgtattcacacaggagagtag